From a single Brassica oleracea var. oleracea cultivar TO1000 chromosome C5, BOL, whole genome shotgun sequence genomic region:
- the LOC106295364 gene encoding uncharacterized protein LOC106295364, with amino-acid sequence MEALYAKLYNKYTTLKERKFSELDEVNKKQEEKFLRFVDASEALTQHLRSEDQNSKEIIRRMRDEISEIRSARHEERLEFQNRLAEEERKNKALSEQVEKLKELISEGVPQSGRKQKTPQVTTRSMGKRRRLTEDDIVETDMVSPHVSIPHESTTETLLVSQPQCSKTADVGSSSSAGSPFQALSEQLTGMKLSTNNEGERVCIIASHPSSGLSFSLTLVDNSTGEEAELLYNVVSLGTFERVVPNWMRDVIKFNTSMTPLFFERVSRVIKPRD; translated from the exons ATGGAAGCTCTGTACGCCAAGCTCTACAACAAATACACCACCCTCAAG GAGAGGAAATTTTCGGAATTGGATGAAGTTAATAAGAAACAAGAAGAGAAGTTCCTTCGCTTTGTTGATG CGTCAGAGGCCCTGACGCAGCATTTGAGAAGTGAAGACCAGAATTCGAAGGAGATCATAAGGAGAATGAGGGATGAGATAAGTGAAATCAG ATCCGCCAGGCACGAGGAGCGTCTGGAGTTTCAAAACCGTCTTGCTGAAGAAGAACGAAAGA ACAAGGCACTTTCGGAGCAAGTTGAGAAGCTTAAAGAGCTTATCTCAGAGGGAGTTCCTCAAAGTGGAAGAAAACAAAAGACTCCTCAAGTTACTACTAGAAGCATGGGGAAACGTAGAAGGCTGACAGAGGATGATATAGTAGAAACAGACATGGTATCTCCTCATGTTAGCATACCTCATGAATCAACTACG GAAACTCTCTTGGTTTCTCAACCCCAATGCTCTAAAACAGCCGACGTTGGATCAAGTAGCTCTGCTGGTTCTCCATTCCAAGCTCTTAGCGAACAATTGACAGGAATGAAACTGTCAACTAATAACGAAGGCGAACGAGTCTGCATTATAGCCTCGCATCCATCAAGCG GTCTATCATTCAGCTTAACTTTGGTAGATAACTCAACTGGTGAAGAAGCTGAGCTGCTCTACAATGTTGTATCGCTGGGGACATTTGAAAGAGTTGTGCCCAACTGGATGAGAGATGTTATAAAGTTTAACACAAGTATGACTCCTCTCTTCTTCGAAAGGGTCTCTCGAGTCATTAAGCCCCGGGATTGA
- the LOC106293511 gene encoding F-box protein At5g07610-like — MVETRAQHRRRVTSLTWNKVESNQDVFQDVLSRLSVRSIRSFKTVNRYWHASVSNKHFATIQLAQSRKKPSYIACPRVDKAMKLYLLKPGKFNYRHHATVDPPGRSADHHMHMIASFNGLVCCINQLSDEHEVDYQIWICNPSTEETLLLPQGRPSVWTEPSIGVAYGPDISEYKIFRIFCVGKRNAGKGDYLYECEVYSSSTGAWRGIGPVLHLPMYVCFSPHRSGHVFAGGKIYWLVSLEDPAGIMLSVDMEENFEVMELPYYSTELREEDRITVATYLINLGGSPSLVVLHADYFDVWEWKEASWVFVIADEFDFMDFAEIVLFMTSSEKEILFVTDSHLWTYHLDTRKWKKRGRPPTRFTNPAIFPFTESLLPCNGGVRLDGR, encoded by the exons ATGGTCGAGACGCGAGCTCAGCATCGCAGGCGAGTGACATCACTGACATGGAATAAGGTAGAATCCAACCAGGATGTCTTTCAAGACGTCTTATCTCGACTCTCAGTAAGGTCTATCCGTTCATTCAAAACGGTTAACAGATACTGGCATGCCTCAGTTAGCAACAAACATTTTGCTACGATACAGCTCGCTCAATCGAGAAAGAAGCCCTCATACATAGCTTGTCCTAGAGTAGACAAGGCTATGAAGTTGTACTTGTTGAAGCCAGGGAAGTTCAACTATCGACACCATGCTACAGTTGATCCTCCGGGAAGAAGCGCCGATCACCACATGCACATGATAGCATCGTTCAATGGATTAGTATGCTGCATCAACCAACTTTCTGATGAACATGAAGTAGATTATCAGATATGGATCTGCAATCCTTCTACTGAAGAAACTCTGCTTCTTCCTCAAGGCAGACCATCTGTTTGGACTGAACCAAGTATTGGAGTTGCATATGGTCCTGACATTAGCGAGTACAAAATTTTCCGCATATTCTGTGTCGGCAAGAGAAACGCTGGAAAAGGGGATTATCTCTACGAATGTGAGGTGTATTCATCTAGCACTGGTGCATGGAGGGGCATCGGCCCTGTGCTTCATCTTCCAATGTATGTTTGTTTCAGTCCACACAGATCCGGTCATGTCTTTGCAGGAGGGAAGATCTACTGGCTGGTTTCTCTGGAAGATCCTGCAGGTATAATGCTCTCTGTGGATATGGAGGAGAACTTCGAAGTTATGGAGCTGCCTTACTATTCAACAGAGCTGCGTGAAGAAGACAGGATAACAGTTGCTACGTATCTGATAAACCTGGGAGGATCTCCGTCACTGGTAGTTCTACATGCGGATTACTTTGACGTATGGGAGTGGAAAGAAGCTAGTTGGGTATTTGTAATCGCAGATGAGTTTGATTTCATGGACTTTGCTGAAATTGTATTATTCATGACCTCGTCAGAGAAGGAGATCCTGTTTGTGACTGACTCGCACTTGTGGACTTATCATTTGGATACTAGAAAGTGGAAAAAAAGGGGCAGGCCTCCTACTCGATTTACGAATCCTGCTATCTTCCCCTTCACCGAAAGCCTTCTTCCAT GCAATGGAGGGGTTAGGCTAGATGGAAGGTGA